TCAGAAAACGAACACACCCCCAGCCTGTTCGACGTGGATAAAGTGATCTGGCGCGATTACGCCTTGCAAGGTTTTCTGACCCGCCTGTGCCAACTTAAAAAAGACCCGGCGCAGGCAAATGGGCAGTTTGCGGTGATTACCGCCGTGCCGGCCATCAGCGCCCTCTGGCAAAGCGAAAACGAAGGGTTGTATGGCGTCTTCAACGTCAGCGGCGCAGACGAAGTAATGCCCACCCCGCTGCCCGACGGCCGTTACACCGATTTGCTCAGCGACCGGCCAGTAGAAGTGCGCGATGGTCAGATGAGTGTACCGGAAACGGCCGTCATCCTGCGTTATCACGGCCGTCTGGCCCTGGCCGCCCACCGCCAACCGTCACAATTTTTGTAATACGGCCGTGCGCCGTAAACCGTATTCCGTATTCAGTGTTCCGTTTACGGTTTACGGCTTACGGCTTACGGCCTACGGCCCCCTTTCTTAACGTTTTCTCAACGAACAGACCACAACTCCTATCCGTCCATCCCCCTGGTTTGTCAACCCGCTTGCCCTTGTGCTAGAATCAACCAAGTTGATACATTTGGCAACAGGCGGCTAATAGGCCGCTTTTTTGTATAATGCCAACATCGTATCTGCTGCGTGAAGAGGAAAATACAGCGCAATAATAAAGGAAGGGTGGTTAGACCAAACAGGTTTCCAAATAAACCTGTTTGGTCTAACCACCCTCTAACCGATTTTTTTGGAGGTATGCAACTATGGGAGAAGGAATCCCCCCTACTGAAGACACCATGATTCAATCACCACAGGAGGAGCCAACCCTGGGCGAAATACAACGCGCCGATGGGAACAGCTCTAAGAAATCATCCGGGCTGCTCATAGCCGGCGCGGTTGTTTTTGTACTCCTGGTGGTTATTGGTTTGTTTTTGCCCCCCATTTCCCTGGGACAGCGATTGAGCGGCGGTAACAACGAAACGGCCGTCGCCGCCACCAGCCCTGCGGAAACTGCCCAACCGACCAGCCCGGTTATCCCCGGCGAAATTACCCTGACCGTCGCCGACAATGCCAATGTCAACGTCAGCGGCACGACCCTGGCCGATTTCGTGGCCGCCAATGCCAGCGCCGCCATGCCCGGAGAAGCCTCCGTGCAGGGCAACGTCTACGTCTTACAATACGAAGGTGACGCGCCACAGGGCCAGGTCTCGCTCACCATCCCCCCCGGCGTATCGGCTGCGGAAGCCCTGGACCTGTTGGGTTGGGACGGCCGTCAATGGAAATTCATCCCCAGCGAAGTAGACGCGGTTAGCCAACAGATCGTCTCCGTCGCCGATAAACTACCCCAGGCCTACGCCCTGGTTGCCTTTGCTGCTCCGGCGTCGCCAGACCTGGCCGTCTCCGTGCTGCCAGAACAAACCCTGCCGGTAGAGATGCTGCCCATCGTCACTCAGGTGATATTGGGCAAACTGAGTTTGGCCGATGGCGGCGTGCTGGATGGCGCTGCCGCCACTATGCCCACGGGCGCTTACGAGCAGTACGTCAACGCCAGCAACACCGGCGCCATCATCAACCCGGCGGCGTTAACGGCCGTACTCTCCGACGCCACCACCCAAATGAACCACATCAACGCCCTGGTCGCCGCCGCACAGGCGGGTGGCTTCGCCGGCGTCGCCTTGGATTACCAGGAAGTTGGCGACAACAACCGCGACGCCTTCACCCAATTTGTCGCCGCCCTGGCCGATGCCCTACACCAACGCGGCCTCAAACTAGCCATCACCCTGGCTGCGCCACAAAACGTAGGCACTCGCTGGGAAACCGGCGGCCAGGATTGGGCCGCCCTCGGCCAACTGGCCGATAAAATCAACCTCCTGATGCCCCTGGACCCGGCCGCCTACGGTGATGGTGGCGCGGCCGAGCAAATTTTAACCTGGGCCGTGCGCCAGATTGACCGCCACAAGTTGAACATGTTGATCAGCGCCAGCGCCATCAACCGACTGGGTGATTCATTTGTGGAACTACCCAACGACGCTGCCCTGAGTAATTTTGGCGAGCTGTCCTTTATGCAGGGCGGCGCAGAGGTGGAACCGGGAACGGCCGTTGAAGTCGCCCTCTCCGGCACCGCCAGCCCCCTGGAATGGGACGGCGCCAGCCTGACCTACAAATACAGCTACGAAGACAACGGCCAGACCCACAACGTCTGGCTGGCGAACGCCGCCTCGCTGGCCCATCGCCTGAATCTGGCGAAAAAGTTCAACCTGGGTGGTGCGGCCGTGCGCGGCTTAGGTGGAGTGGCCGATGGGCCAGGCTATGCGGCCGCCTTGAACAGCTTTGTCAGCGGCGGTGAAGCGCCGGCCCCGGCCAGCGCGGCCATCGTCTGGACTGTGCGCGACGAAAATGGCAGCGTCATCGCCAGCGGCAGCGGCGAAGACCTGACCTTTGCCTGGGACGGCAGCGAAGCGCCCGGCGTTTACACCATTAACGCCGAATTTGCCCTGGGCGACAACGTCGCCAGCCTGGATGAAGTGAGTGTAGCCGTGGCCGCCCCCGTCGAAGAAACCGTCGTCGAAGAAGCACCGCCGGCCGAAGAAACCACCACAACCACCCCGGTGAACGTCGGTGACGCCGATGCGGTCGTGAAAGCGCCATCCAACGTGCGTCTGGGGCCGGGCGTCAATTATGGCCTCATTGCCAACGGGCTGAATGCCGGTGTACAGGTTAAGCTCATCGGCCGTAACGCCGATTCAAGCTGGCTGAACATTACCATGCCCAGCGGCGAAGATGGCTGGATATTTGCCACCCTGGTTACAGTGAATCCTAATGTCAATGTCGCCAGCCTGCCTGTGGTGGAGGTAGCCGCCCCGGTTGCCAGCGCCCCAACCAACCCAACCAACCCAACCAGCCCGGGCACAACCGCCCCACCGCCTGTTTCTGCACCGCCGGTGGCAGTGGGCAACTTTGAATTAGGTGGGCAAACACATGGCTTTGGCAATCCGCAGCTCATGTCTTCAGCCGGGATGAATTGGGTGAAATTCCAACAAAAATGGGGTCCTGGCGCCAATCCCGGCGACCTGGCCGGCCGCATCAGCAACGCCCATGCCAGTGGCTTCAAAGTGCTGCTGAGCATCCCCGGCAGCCCCTATCCCACCAGCATTGATTTCGCCAGCTACACCGAATATCTGCGCGGTGTGGCGGCGCTTGGCCCGGACGCCATCGAAGTCTGGAACGAAATGAACATTGACTTTGAATGGCCGGTCGGGCAGATTGACCCCGTCAACTATGTCAACAACATGCTTGCTCCGGCCTACAACGCCATCAAAAGCGCCAACCCCAATGTGATGGTCATCAGCGGCGCGCCGGCGCCCACCGGCTTCGACAACGGGACCAACGCCTGGTCGGACAGCCGCTACATGGCCGGCATGGCCGCCGCTGGCGCGGCGCGTTACCTGGACTGCGTCGGCGCACACTTCAACGCCGGGGCGACCTCGCCCAGCGCTGTCACCGGCCATCCGGCCGGCAGTGACCATTACAGTTGGTATCTCATGCCGACCTTGAACATCTACGCGCAGCTTGGCAAGCCAGTTTGCTTCACAGAATTGGGCTACTTGTCTGGCGAAGATTACGGCGGTGTGCCGGCGCGCTTCTCCTGGGCAGCCGGAACCACCGTGTCTCAGCACGCGCAATGGTTGGCCGAGGCGGTAAGTTTGTCGGCCAACAGCGGCAAAGTGCGTATGGTCATCATCTTCAACGTGGACTTTAACCAGTGGGGCGACGACCCGCAAGCGGGTTATGCCATGATTCGGAAAGATGGCAGCTGCCCGGCCTGTGGCACGTTGGCGCAGGTGATGGGACGGTAATGAGCAGTGTTCAGTAACCAGTATTCAGTAGTCAGGGTTCAATCTTCGGTCAGCATGTAAGTTTACTGAACACTGTGTACTGAACGCTGAATACTGAACACAGGGCGCATTTTGGTGAGGTACTGCCGGAATGCGCCCTTTAGTTTGGAGAGGAGAATATGAAGCGATTAATGGTTGGTTTGTTGGTTAGTTTGATGATTGGTCTGTTGGTGGCCTGTGATGGCGGCGCCGCAGAGCCGGTGGTAACTGTGCCGGAGGTTGCGCCGCAGGAAGTGGCGCCAACGGCGATTGTGCCGCTGGAGCAGCCGACGCTGCCACCGCCGGTAATTACCGGTGGTGAAGGGGGAAGTGGGGAAACGGCCGTATCCGAACCCGCCCCCGTCGAAGAACCCGTTGTTCTCGGCCCAACCGTCCCCTGGCCGGCCGACCGCTTTGGCTACGGCATTCAGGTACATGGCAACGCCAGCGTGGGCAACGCCGCCGATACCATGCACGCGGTGCGCAGCCAGCTTGGCCTGGATTGGGTAAAGATGCAGCTCAAATGGCCGGTCATCCACCCCAGCCCTGGCGCCGACCAATGGTTTTTCTATGACAGCGTCATCGAGGAGGCCAACAGAAATGGCCTGAACCTGATGGTCAGCATCGTTGGCGCGCCGGAATGGACCCGCGCCCTGGGTGGCGAAAATGGTCCGCCGGACGATTACAGCCAATACACCACCTTCCTGACTGAACTGCTGACGCGACACCCCGGCCAGATTCAGGCCATCGAAGTGTGGAACGAGCAAAACCTGGACCGCGAATGGACGACGACCAACGGCATCAGCCCGGAGGATTACGTGGTATTTTTGCGCCAGGCGTATGAGACTATCAAAGCGCAAGACCCTGGTATCATCGTCATCAGCGGCGCGTTGTCGCCGACGGGGCCAGGCGACTGGGTGCGTTGGGCCGACGATTTTGAATACATGGACCGGGCGCTGGCCGCTGGAATGCTGAATTATGCTGACTGTGTGGGCGCGCACCACAACGGCTACAACATCCCGCCCGATGCGGCCTATGACCAGACAGGCTCGCTGGCGAAAGCGCAAACGGCCGTTTTCCGCGGCCCCTTCGACAATCCCCATCATTCCTGGAGCCTCAGAACCACCCTGGACACCTATGCGCAAAAAGTGCAAGCCGTAGACCCCAACATGAAGCTGTGCGTCACCGAATTTGGTTGGGCCAGCAGTGAAGGCTACGACGTGTATCCGGTCGGCTTTGAATTTGCTCAAGACAACTCCCTGCAAGAACAGGCTGACTACATCGTCCAGGCTTTCCAGCAAATGAACGACTCCAACGCCGTCTGGCTGGCCTTTTTGTTCAACTTTGACTTTGGCAACAAGGGCAGCGGCCCCGGTGACGACCCGGTTCCTTACAGCATTGTAGACGCCAACGGCGCGCCACGGCCGTCTTATTCAGCCGTATCGGCGATGGAGAAGAAGCCGTAAGCAGTGGTCAGTAATCAGTAGGTGTAACTGAACACTGGACACTGACGACTCAAACACCAAATGCACAAGTTCCTACTTCTGATAGCCGGATTATGGTTGGTGGGCTGCGGCACGGCCGTTATCCCTGCCGCGCCGACCGCCATGCCCACCTCAGCGCCAGCGCCCACCCCAGCGCCAGCGCCTACCCCGCTGCCTACCGCCCTCATGAGCGACGAACCGGTCACACCGTTGTTTGGCTCCCCGGCATACGGCATCCACATCGCTCAATGGTGGCAGCTAGACGCCCTGGACCGCGACCTCAAACTGGCCCAAGAAATGGGCTTCGGTTGGATCAAGCAAGCCTTTTCCTGGCGCGACATCGAAGGCTACGGCAAAGGACAGTACGACTGGTTCCGCCCCGATGTGATCGTTGAATCGGCCGAAAGCGCCGGTTTGCAGCTTGTCGTGCGCATAGACCACCAACCTTTGTGGTCGGTACGCTCGCTGCCCGACGAAAAAATCACCCCCAACCAACCGCCGGTGGACTACCAAGATTTCGCTGACTTTTGCGGCGTGCTGGCCGCCCGTTACCAGGGGCGCATCGCCGCCTACCAAGTATGGAACGAGCCAAACCTGAGCCGTGAATGGGGTGGCGAATCGCCTGACCCAGCCGCCTACACCGAGCTGCTTCGGGTCTGCTATGAAGCCATCAAAGCCGCCGACCCCCAGGCCATCGTCATTTCGGCCGGGCTGGCGCCCACCGGCACGCAGCCGCCGGACGCCATGCCCGACACCGACTTCTTGCAAGGCATGTACGACGCCGGCGCCGCCAGCTACTTCGATGCACTGGGTGTCCATGCCCCTGGCTACAAAGCGCCGCCAGAACTATCGGCCGATGAGGTAGCAGCCAGCTACGACTATGGGCAGGGACGCTGGTTTGCCTTTCGGCGGGTGGAAGATATGCGCGCCATCATGGTTGCCAATGGCGATGGAGCCAAACAGGTGGCTATCATGGAGATGGGCTGGATACTAAACCAGGAGATGCACCCCAGCTATACCTGGCACGGCGTCACAGAAGCCGAGCAGGCGGATTACCTGGTGCGAGCTTACCAATATGCCCAGGAGAACTGGCAGCCCTGGATTGGCCTGATGACCACCATCTACATGGCCGACGCCAACTGGACGCCGGAAGAAAATGAACAGTGGTGGTGGGCCATTGTATTACCGGACGGCACGCCGCGCCTGGCTTATGCCGCGCTGAGCGCGATGCCGAAGTGAGTAGTGTTCAGAAGCCAGTGTTCAGCGCATCACTGAGTACTGAACACTGGACATTCCCACAAGGTTCTTATGCTCTGGTTACTAGCCATTTCCTATTGGATTCATTTGTTGGCGACGGTGGTGTGGTTGGGGGGATTGGCGTTGATGGCGTTGGTGGGCTGGCCGGCTTTGCGCCAGGGTACACTGGCGGATAACCAATGGTTTGCGCTGCAAAAGCGCTTTCTGCCCTGGGCCAATGGCAGCCTGCTGCTGCTGCTGATTACTGGCTTTGTGCAGATGACCAATGATCCCAATTATAACGGCTTCTTGGCGATAGATGGGGTGTGGGCCTGGGCGATGTTGCTGAAACATATCGCCTTTGTGGGCATGGGCTTGTTGACGGCTTATGTGCAGTTTTCGCTGTATCCGGCCATGTCCCGGTTGTCGTTGGTAGCCGACAGCCGACCGCAGCTTGCCGCCGCCGAACAGGAGAAATTGAGGCGCAAAGAGATTCAGTTTTTACGGCTGAATCTGGGGTGTGCAGCGCTGATTTTGCTGTTTACGGCCGTGGCAACGGCCGTCTAGTGGTATTCAGCAACCAGTGTTCAGTAACCAGTATTAGTATTCAGTAACCAGTGTTCAGTCGGCGTAACCTATGTCAGATTCCCACTGAACACCGAACACTGAACACTGTAACCGTGTAAGCATGCCTGTAAGCCATGCCTGCCAAGATTCAGGTAGTAAACATTGTGGCGCATTTGCAATTCTGGAGAAATCAGGGTGCAGGTATCCTTTTTAGACGACGAATTACCTTCCGCGCTGCCCAGGCGCGATTCCCAAACCGGCGATTACAATTTAGCCCAAGCCAGGCAGGCGGCGCCGCGACAACCGGCGCACTGGCTCAAGACGCTGCTTGATTACAGCATCACGCTGCCGGGACTACTGTTTATTTTGCCCTTGCTGCTGCTGTTGGCCGCGCTGATCAAGCTGGATTCGCCCGGCCCGGTAATCCATCGGCGGCTAATGATGGGGCAGCACGGCCGTCCCTTTTATGCCTTCAAATTCCGCACCATGGTCGTCAACGGCGACGCCATCCTCGCCCAGAATCCTCACCTGCAAGCTGAACTGGCGCAAAATTTTAAGCTCAAAAACGACCCCCGCGTCACACGCATCGGCCATTTGCTGCGTAAATACAGCCTGGATGAGCTGCCGCAGCTTTTGAATGTGCTGGCCGGGCAGATGTCGCTGATTGGGCCGCGGTTTGTCACGCCACAAGAAATTGCCAAATACGGGCCGCATGGCGACACTTTGCTGACGGTGCTGCCAGGTCTGACAGGGTTATGGCAGGTAAGCGGCCGTTCCGACACTTCCTACGACGAACGCATTCGCCTGGACATGCTCTACATTCACCACTGGTCGCTGGCCCTGGACCTGAGGATTTTGCTGCGCACGCCGTTGGTGGTGCTACAGGGCAAAGGGGCGTACTAGCGATCAACGGTTAACATCTGCCCGTTAATTTGGTACACTGGACCAGATGATACGGATTGATGGCAGCCAGGGGGAAGGGGGCGGGCAAGTTTTGCGGACTTGCCTTAGTTTGTCGGCGCTGACGGGACGGCCGTTTCACCTGCGCCATATTCGCGCCAATCGCCGCAAGCCCGGCTTGCGCCCGCAGCATCTAACGGCCGTGCGCGCCGCCGCCGCGATCTGCCAGGCCCACGTCAGCGGTGATCACCTCAATGCCTCAACCCTCGAATTTCATCCCCAGGTCCCCCCGACGGCTGGCGCATACACCTTCGACGTGACCCAGGCGGCTCAGGGCGGCTCCGCCGGGGCGGTGACACTGATTTTTCAGGCGGTGTTGTGGCCGCTGCTGTTTGCCGCCGCACCAACCCAACTCACCCTGCGCGGCGGGACCCACGTACCGTTTAGCCCGCCATTCCATTACCTGACCGAGGTATTTGGCCCGGCAGTGGCCCGGCTGGGCGCAGCTTTCAGCGCCAACCTGACGGCCTGGGGCTGGTATCCCATGGGCGGCGGCGAGATGATCGCCATCATCCAGCCCATCCACCAATTAACCACCGCCGACCTGAGCCGGACGGCCGTTGCCCATGCCCGCGTTAGAGGGCTGGCGGCTGTGACCAACCTGCCAGCCGACATTCCGCAGCGGATGGCGCGCCGGGCAGATAATCTGCTGCGCCAGGCGAAGCTGCTTGGGCAGGTAACGGCCGTGCGCGAACGTGGTCTGGGGCCAGGCGCGGGCATCTTCCTATGGCTGCCGCAGGCCGGGTTCAGCAGCCTGGGGCGCAAAGGGCTGCCGGCGGACAAAGTGGCGGAAACGGCCGTTGCCGAATGCCGCGCTTTTATGGACAATGGGGCCGACGTGGACAAACGATTGGCAGACCAACTGCTGCTACCCCTGGCCCTGGCCCACGGGCGTTCCCACTTTACGACCGACCAAATTACCCAACATACCCTGACCAACGTCGCCCTGCTGCGCGACTGGTTAAATGTCTCTATAACCATCGTCGGCGAGCTGAACCAGCCCGGCGCGATCACCATAGAGGGTATTGGTTATATGAGTAGCCGTAATCCGTAAACCGTATTCCGTAGGGTGGCACCTTTGGCAGAGGCTAATAGAAAACGGCTTACGGCTGTGAGGGATATTCATCCTGGCGTTGCGGAGATCACGGAGGAATAAAATGTTTAATCGCCGCACCCTCCCCGCCGCCGTGGTGCAATTTTTAAGAAATCATCACTATGTTTGAACTTGTCTTTCTTGGCACTTCCTCTTCGGCCCCTTCGGTGCAGCGTGGGCTGTCTGGGCACATCATCATGCACCGCCAATATCGCTTTTTGCTGGACTGCGGCGAGGGAACGCAGCGCCAGATTTTGCACAGCGGCCTGGGCTTTAAGCGGTTGAACAAGGTGCTGCTGACCCACAGCCACCTGGACCATATCCTCGGTCTAGGCGGGCTGCTTTCCACCCTCACGCGCTGGGAAAATCTGGAGAGTGTGGATATTTACGGCGGTCGGGCGACGTTGAAGCGCGTTTCCGACTTGCTGTTTAAGGTGGTGTTTCCCGGCGGCCAGACGCCGCTGGAGATTAACCTGATCACACTGGAATCGGGCATTGTCATGGAAGACGATAAGTTTGCCCTGTCGGCGTTTCCGGTGAGCCACCGGGGGCCAGACTGTTTTGGTTTTGTGTTTGCGGAGAAGGAGCGACGGCCGTTTCTGGACGACAAAGCGGCGGCGCTGGGGGTGCCGTCTGGCCCAGAGCGCGGCCGGTTGGTGCGCGGTGAAAGTGTGACATTGGCCAACGGCCGTACCATCCACCCCAGCGACGTGTTGGGCGAGACCATCCCTGGCGTCAAATACGTCCACATCGGCGATGTGGGCCGCACCGATACCCTGCTGGAGATTTGCCGCAACGCCAACACGCTGGTTATCGAATCCACCTATATCGAGGAAGAAGCAGAGATGGCCGCCCAATTCGGCCACATGACAGCCGCCCGCGCCGCTCGCCTGGCCCAAGAGGCCGAGGTGCAAAGCCTGATCCTCACCCATCTCTCGCGCCGTTATTTCGAGCGCGACGTGCGCCGCGAAGCGCAGGCCATCTTCCCCGCCACCTTCGTCGCCCGCGACTTCGACCATTTCCAGATCACCCGCGAAGGGGCGCACCGTTTGCCAAAGAACGAGCAGGGGGAGGTGGGGTGACAGGGTGACAGGACGAGGTTGAATGATGGAAACTGCGGCTGTGGTGATTTGTGGGGCGGGTATTGCCGGGACGGCGGCGGCGTATGCGCTGGCCGTGGGGCATGGCATGAAAAATGTGGCGCTGGTGGATGAACGGCCGCCCTTAACCCTGACCAGCGATAAATCCAGCGAATGTTACCGCAACTGGTGGCCCAGCCAGGTGATGGTGCGTTTTATGAATCGCAGCATTGACCTGCTGGAGAAGCTGGCAGACGAGAGCGATAACTATTTTCACCTGAACCGGCGCGGCTATGTGTACGTGGCCGCCAGCCGGGAAACGGCCGTCTCCCTGCAACAATCCGCCGCCCACATTGCCACCCTGGGCGCGGGCGATTTGCGCATTCACGACGGCCGGGGCACCCTCTACCAACCCGCCGATCCCCACGCCTACCGCCAGCAGCCCACCGGCGCGGATTTGCTGCTGGGCAGCGACCTCATACGCGCCCACTTCCCATTTGTGACGCCAGAAGCAACGGCCGTGCTGCATGTCCGACGCGCCGGTTGGCTAAGCGCGCAGCAGTTGGGCATGTATTTGTGGCAGCAGGCCAGGGAACATGGGGCGAGATTGGTAAACGGCCGTGTCACCCACGTCAGCCAGACCAACGGCGCTGTGAGCGGCGTCCGGGTAGCCGCCGCCGGGCAGA
The DNA window shown above is from Candidatus Leptovillus gracilis and carries:
- a CDS encoding sugar transferase, with protein sequence MLDYSITLPGLLFILPLLLLLAALIKLDSPGPVIHRRLMMGQHGRPFYAFKFRTMVVNGDAILAQNPHLQAELAQNFKLKNDPRVTRIGHLLRKYSLDELPQLLNVLAGQMSLIGPRFVTPQEIAKYGPHGDTLLTVLPGLTGLWQVSGRSDTSYDERIRLDMLYIHHWSLALDLRILLRTPLVVLQGKGAY
- the rtcA gene encoding RNA 3'-phosphate cyclase, whose product is MIRIDGSQGEGGGQVLRTCLSLSALTGRPFHLRHIRANRRKPGLRPQHLTAVRAAAAICQAHVSGDHLNASTLEFHPQVPPTAGAYTFDVTQAAQGGSAGAVTLIFQAVLWPLLFAAAPTQLTLRGGTHVPFSPPFHYLTEVFGPAVARLGAAFSANLTAWGWYPMGGGEMIAIIQPIHQLTTADLSRTAVAHARVRGLAAVTNLPADIPQRMARRADNLLRQAKLLGQVTAVRERGLGPGAGIFLWLPQAGFSSLGRKGLPADKVAETAVAECRAFMDNGADVDKRLADQLLLPLALAHGRSHFTTDQITQHTLTNVALLRDWLNVSITIVGELNQPGAITIEGIGYMSSRNP
- a CDS encoding ribonuclease Z → MFELVFLGTSSSAPSVQRGLSGHIIMHRQYRFLLDCGEGTQRQILHSGLGFKRLNKVLLTHSHLDHILGLGGLLSTLTRWENLESVDIYGGRATLKRVSDLLFKVVFPGGQTPLEINLITLESGIVMEDDKFALSAFPVSHRGPDCFGFVFAEKERRPFLDDKAAALGVPSGPERGRLVRGESVTLANGRTIHPSDVLGETIPGVKYVHIGDVGRTDTLLEICRNANTLVIESTYIEEEAEMAAQFGHMTAARAARLAQEAEVQSLILTHLSRRYFERDVRREAQAIFPATFVARDFDHFQITREGAHRLPKNEQGEVG
- a CDS encoding CopD family protein; the encoded protein is MLWLLAISYWIHLLATVVWLGGLALMALVGWPALRQGTLADNQWFALQKRFLPWANGSLLLLLITGFVQMTNDPNYNGFLAIDGVWAWAMLLKHIAFVGMGLLTAYVQFSLYPAMSRLSLVADSRPQLAAAEQEKLRRKEIQFLRLNLGCAALILLFTAVATAV